One genomic region from Rosa rugosa chromosome 1, drRosRugo1.1, whole genome shotgun sequence encodes:
- the LOC133725700 gene encoding probable receptor-like protein kinase At2g42960: MSSESSLNVQLSKKILGIKLWVLICISVGAFIILILCFLSIWVTFRRKSRKSVDKFSVNQIPNVSKDIRIDRVGAQSTHDHPDNLFLTVHDKATDKNSENMLAHLGMSKSSDPDNMSQCSSVYHHERAFSSQSGDEGSSGTVRKQSSLSHGGVVTASPLIGLPEVSHLGWGHWFTLRDLQFATNRFSAENVLGEGGYGVVYRGRLINGTEVAVKKLLNNMGQAEKEFRVEVEAIGHVRHKNLVRLLGYCIEGVHRMLVYEYVNNGNLEQWLHGAMRQQQGTLTWEARMKVILGTARALSYLHEAIEPKVIHRDIKSSNILIDDEFNSKVSDFGLAKLLDSGESHITTRVMGTFGYVAPEYANTGLLNEKSDIYSFGVLLLEAVTGRDPVDYGRPANEVNLVEWLKMMVGARRAEEVVDPNLEVKPSTRSLKRALLVALRCVDHDAENRPKMSQVVRMLEADEYPSREDRRNRKTRTTSMEIESLKENSVSGDTENKTEDLESQVAETTHA; encoded by the exons ATGTCGTCTGAGAGTTCTTTGAATGTGCAATTATCAAAGAAGATATTGGGTATAAAACTATGGGTTTTGATCTGTATAAGTGTTGGTGCATTTATTATTCTGATCCTATGTTTCTTATCTATCTGGGTGACATTTCGGAGGAAATCTAGAAAATCTGTAGACAAGTTTTCAGTCAACCAAATACCAAATGTCTCTAAAGATATTAGGATTGATAGGGTGGGGGCTCAGAGTACACATGATCACCCTGATAATTTATTTCTTACAGTACATGATAAAGCAACTGATAAGAATTCAGAGAACATGTTAGCTCATTTGGGAATGAGCAAATCAAGTGACCCTGATAACATGAGTCAGTGCAGTTCAGTTTATCACCATGAGAGGGCATTTAGTTCACAGTCAGGGGACGAAGGAAGCTCCGGGACTGTGCGAAAGCAGTCGTCATTGTCACATGGAGGAGTTGTAACGGCCTCTCCTTTAATTGGTTTGCCAGAAGTTTCTCATCTTGGTTGGGGCCACTGGTTTACTCTTAGGGATCTGCAATTTGCTACGAATCGATTTTCTGCTGAAAATGTACTTGGTGAGGGTGGATATGGGGTTGTTTACAGGGGCAGACTGATAAATGGAACTGAGGTGGCAGTGAAAAAGCTTCTAAATAATAT GGGGCAGGCGGAGAAAGAATTTAGGGTTGAAGTGGAGGCCATAGGCCACGTTCGGCATAAGAATCTTGTGCGGCTGCTTGGTTATTGCATTGAAGGGGTTCACAG GATGCTGGTGTATGAATATGTGAATAATGGAAACCTAGAACAATGGCTGCATGGGGCCATGCGCCAACAGCAGGGCACCCTTACTTGGGAGGCCCGCATGAAGGTGATTCTTGGTACTGCCAGAGC GCTTTCTTATCTACACGAAGCTATAGAACCAAAAGTTATTCACAGAGATATAAAATCAAGCAACATTCTGATTGATGATGAGTTCAATTCCAAGGTTTCTGATTTTGGATTGGCCAAACTCTTGGATTCAGGAGAAAGTCACATCACCACTAGAGTAATGGGAACATTTGG TTATGTGGCACCAGAATATGCTAATACTGGCTTGTTAAATGAGAAGAGCGACATTTACAGCTTTGGTGTCCTCCTGCTTGAAGCAGTTACTGGCAGGGACCCTGTGGACTATGGTCGGCCTGCTAATGAG GTGAATCTTGTTGAGTGGCTAAAAATGATGGTAGGTGCAAGAAGAGCAGAGGAGGTTGTGGATCCAAACCTTGAAGTAAAACCCAGTACACGTTCTTTAAAACGTGCCCTGTTGGTTGCACTTAGGTGTGTTGATCATGATGCAGAGAACAGACCTAAAATGAGCCAGGTTGTACGTATGCTTGAAGCTGATGAATACCCATCTCGTGAG GATCGAAGGAACAGAAAGACTCGGACAACCAGCATGGAAATTGAATCTTTGAAGGAAAATTCTGTCTCAGGTGACACAGAAAACAAGACAGAGGATCTGGAAAGCCAAGTAGCCGAGACAACTCATGCATAG